A genomic window from Engraulis encrasicolus isolate BLACKSEA-1 chromosome 14, IST_EnEncr_1.0, whole genome shotgun sequence includes:
- the zgc:113307 gene encoding lumican translates to MDLKAPVSVLALWPVLFLSVLGPVGGNRLDVDYGGMPLWVNRLLGEPSVLSLKGRMDPSWFRAVNSEVCPAECECPIQWPTALYCDHRDLLEMPSAGLPERTQYLFLQGNHLTGFGPDAFANVTRLRWLFLDRNQLLSSGLQDGLLSNLTRLVHLFMNHNNLTQVPRGLPGSIRQLRLSYNHIEKIPAGSFQNLKNLTLLLLQGNRIKTVGEADFRGLSFLNLLDLSGNLFSAFPQHIPPSVSQLYLSNNSLTALEGSALHNLPRLKFLRLSRNRLVDEGLDPGAFNHSTLMELDLSYNRLTQIPVVPTTLQYLYLEANQIAVFNVSSLCREVSPTSYSRMRILRLDGNKLLPHQLPPDWVMCLRVLHHIYV, encoded by the exons ATGGACCTGAAGGCGCCGGTGTCGGTTCTGGCCCTGTGGCCGGTTCTGTTTCTCTCGGTGCTAGGCCCGGTCGGTGGCAACAGGCTGGACGTGGACTATGGAGGCATGCCTCTCTGGGTCAACCGGCTACTCGGGGAACCCAGCGTACTCAGCCTCaa GGGTCGCATGGACCCGAGTTGGTTCCGCGCGGTGAATAGCGAGGTCTGTCCTGCGGAGTGTGAGTGTCCTATCCAGTGGCCGACTGCCCTGTACTGTGACCACAGAGACCTGCTGGAGATGCCCTCCGCCGGGCTGCCCGAACGCACACAGTACCTCTtcctacag GGTAACCACCTGACGGGGTTCGGGCCGGACGCCTTTGCCAACGTGACGCGTCTGCGCTGGCTCTTCCTGGACCGGAACCAGCTGCTGAGCAGCGGGCTGCAGGACGGGCTGCTGTCCAACCTGACCCGGCTCGTACACCTCTTCATGAACCACAACAACCTCACCCAGGTGCCCAGGGGCTTACCTGGCAGCATCAG GCAGCTGCGACTGTCCTATAACCACATCGAGAAGATCCCTGCCGGATCCTTCCAGAACCTGAAGAACCTCACACTCCTGCTGCTCCAGGGGAACCGGATCAAGACCGTCGGGGAGGCCGACTTCCGAG GCCTGTCCTTCCTAAACCTACTGGACCTGAGTGGCAACCTGTTCTCCGCATTCCCCCAGCacatccctccctccgtctcccaGCTCTACCTCTCCAACAACTCCCTGACGGCCTTAGAGGGGTCCGCGCTGCACAACCTCCCCAGGCTCAAGTTCCTCCGGCTCAGCCGCAACCGCCTCGTAGACGAGGGCTTGGACCCTGGAGCTTTCAACCACAG CACCCTGATGGAACTGGACCTGTCCTACAACCGGCTAACCCAGATCCCCGTGGTGCCTACCACTCTGCAGTACCTGTACCTGGAGGCCAACCAGATCGCAG TGTTCAACGTGTCCAGTCTGTGTCGCGAGGTCAGCCCCACTTCCTACTCCCGCATGCGCATCCTGCGGTTGGACGGAAATAAGCTCCTCCCACACCAGCTGCCTCCTGATTGGGTCATGTGTTTACGGGTGCTGCATCACATCTatgtctaa